In Cryptococcus gattii WM276 chromosome A, complete sequence, one genomic interval encodes:
- a CDS encoding nam9 protein, mitochondrial precursor, putative (Similar to TIGR gene model, INSD accession AAW41656.1), translated as MPYRPYTTRNVFNHKRAIPRMSWSPENLFNIWQRSSPESPIRREHDFTRTNATPFQLRWVAKRLLRGYHGDHIGYTKFARWYMPEKLPAIHEGGKSEVGEMGKWIEGRERAGGRTRDEKKAKSKAKDSRAPVGTMLFADVERRLDVLIFRSCFAQNVWEARRYVVQGHVKLNGQVIRNPNIMLNPGDVFTVNPSQIVMLQAPKSKSQQSAEGDVEGEASEEKPSELTSPVASSYFKLPDYASPHLFIPAYLLPSYLTCSAVYVRHPTARPNYSEIPSPYDAGGELMSLAWEWFKRSAPRMRNKTKKWPNPFGGFGKQ; from the exons ATGCCGTACAGACCGTACACTACAAGAAATGTGTTCAACCACAAAAGGGCTATCCCTCGTATG AGCTGGTCTCCAGAAAACCTCTTCAACATCTGGCAACGTTCCTCTCCCGAGTCTCCTATACGCCGGGAACACGACTTTACCCGTACCAACGCGACTCCGTTCCAGCTTCGATGGGTCGCCAAACGTCTTTTGCGAGGATATCACGGTGACCACATAGGGTACACCAAGTTTGCGAGATGGTACATGCCTGAAAAACTCCCCGCTATCCACGAAGGCGGCAAGAGCGAGGTTGGGGAAATGGGAAAATGGATTGAAGGCCGAGAAAGGGCCGGAGGAAGGACACgtgatgagaagaaggcaaagaGCAAGGCGAAGGACAGCAGAGCGCCGGTTGGAACTATGCTCTTTGCGGATGTCGAGAGAAGATTGGATGTTTTGATCTTCAGATCTTGTTTCGCTCAGAATGTGTGGGAAGCGAGGAGATATGTCGTTCAGGGTCACGTCAAGCTTAACGGCCAGGTA ATACGAAACCCGAACATCATGCTCAATCCTGGGGATGTCTTCACTGTCAACCCGTCACAGATTGTTATGCTCCAAGCGCCCAAATCAAAATCTCAACAATCAGCAGAGGGGGACGTCGAGGGTGAGGCTTCTGAAGAAAAGCCCTCAGAACTCACCAGTCCTGTCGCTTCATCCTACTTTAAACTCCCCGACTACGCTTCTCCTCACCTTTTCATCCCGGCCTATCTCCTCCCATCCTATCTCACCTGTTCGGCAGTCTATGTCCGACATCCTACTGCCCGTCCGAATTATTCCGAAATCCCATCACCATACGATGCTGGAGGCGAGTTGATGAGTCTCGCTTGGGAGTGGTTTAAGAGGTCTGCACCAAGAATGAGGAATAAGACAAAGAAGTGGCCAAACCCCTTTGGAGGGTTTGGCAAGCAGTAG
- a CDS encoding uncharacterized protein (Similar to TIGR gene model, INSD accession AAW41655.1): MVFARLGLRTLRSLPQSQVARSTTILAQRRFLSAEARKLIDDAVKSNPLVVFMKGTPDAPQCGFSRAVCQILDVQGVPRENLKTYNCLEDQELREGIKEYSEWPTIPQVYIKGEFVGGCDILLSMHQSGELEDLLIKEGLAPPLPEGSESSA; encoded by the exons ATGGTCTTCGCCAGGCTCGGTCTCCGTACCCTT CGATCCCTTCCTCAATCTCAGGTCGCTCGATCAACCACTATCCTTGCCCAAAGGCGGTTCCTTTCCGCTGAGGCTAGGAAACTCATTGACGAC GCTGTCAAGAGTAACCCTCTTGTTGTCTTCATGAAGGGCACACCTGATGCCCCTCAATGTGGTTTCTCCAGAGCCGTTTGCCAGATCCTTGATGTTCAG GGTGTCCCAAGAGAAAATCTCAAGACCTACAACTGTCTCGAGGACCAGGAACTTCGTGAGGGTATCAAGGAGTACAG TGAATGGCCTACCATCCCTCAGGTCTACATCAAGGGTGAATTCGTTGGTGGATGTGACATTCTTTTGTCAA TGCACCAAAGCGGAGAGCTCGAGGACCTGTTGATCAAGGAGGGTCTTGCTCCTCCGCTTCCTGAGGGATCCGAGAGCAGTGCCTAA
- a CDS encoding Elongation factor 1 alpha-like protein, putative (Similar to TIGR gene model, INSD accession AAW41657.1), giving the protein MSRHRFVRNLDLDDELDDGDEEVGMSAEEGAQMNRAMSVARNLLRDVTPPIPDNEIADSVWHYWFDGGKAAAWLRQDREKKGEAPPSYLEPTPLQQSRRRPNNLMLSPRPPQPQEDTQPPLTALQRLTLSRRQGSPAPPAASPSVGEKPMSKLALLAQKRREAAAAAAASETVQSESVLPQTAGRPSAPGTPPSSGAQSLSQPGKKPLSKLAQKMAAARAAREEAAAAAKASKVEKNTAEGQMEVDESSTSVFFPEDPISSLFSTPATSSKPKLGPTRPSPFFSIITSTSSQGGALGRGALRPAKDHLPPEPISANLHAPLITDVDALVKQFEQAFTEGRNKEDRIKDAGNVLLYKILSPNFLSFYFISLAKAKAAQTAKSASLPGKPRVQQVANQKSKFAVSQPNSPSTSDSKATSKSGSTSSTPRIVGKSNLSTDLEGLHLNEELDEAEREREREKFKERQVLSMKQEELIAKAKEEEGKSGKKNVSLIVVGHVDAGKSTLMGRVLYDIGELSEKEKIANERGSKKVGKGSFAFAWGLDALGDERDRGVTIDIATTHFMTPHRNFTLLDAPGHRDFIPAMISGAAQADVALLVVDGSPGEFEAGFERGGQTREHAWLVRSLGVKEIIVGVNKMDLVSWSQDRYEEIVESLKPFLLSAGFNSAKTTFLPLAAMEGINILDNDQPELKEWYSGPALVDALDNVEVPTRPYDSPLRIPLSNVFKGQTAVASGVAVSGRLCSGVVQVGDRLRAVPGDEVANVRTIEVDEDSASYAVAGQNVTLYLSNIDPINLSIGTVLCPTSIPVPLVTKFTAQILVFDLQSPIIAGTPVELFHHSMNLPATISRLVSILEKGQVVRERPRVLQKGTTAMVELSLRPSSAGRISSIPLETATDNKEMGRVLIRRNGETIAAGMVMELLG; this is encoded by the exons GTAATCTCCTCAGAGACGTTACGCCTCCTATACCCGACAATGAGATCGCCGACTCCGTATGGCACTACTGGTTTGACGGCGGAAAAGCTGCTGCCTGGTTGAGACAGGATAGGGAGAAAAAAG GCGAAGCTCCGCCTTCATATCTCGAACCTACACCATTACAACAGTCTAGACGTCGCCCGAACAACCTGATGCTGTCTCCTCGACCCCCTCAACCCCAGGAAGACACCCAGCCGCCTCTTACAGCTCTTCAACGGCTTACTCTCTCTCGCCGGCAAGGTTCCCCAGCACCTCCCGCTGCCTCGCCATCTGTAGGAGAGAAGCCCATGTCAAAGCTGGCATTGCTTGCgcagaagagaagagaagcggcagctgctgccgctgctTCTGAAACCGTCCAGTCTGAGTCTGTGTTACCTCAAACCGCTGGTCGACCTTCTGCACCTGGTACGCCACCAAGCAGTGGGGCTCAATCCCTATCTCAGCCTGGGAAAAAGCCATTGTCCAAGCTCGCGCAGAAGATGGCTGCTGCTAGAGCCGCCAgggaagaagctgctgcGGCCGCTAAGGCCAGCAAGGTGGAAAAGAATACTGCAGAGGGTCAGATGGAGGTGGATGAATCTTCCACCAGTGTTTTTTTTCCTGAAGATCCCATCTCATCTTTATTCTCCACTCCAGCAACGTCGTCCAAGCCCAAATTGGGACCTACGCGCCCATCACCATTTTTTTCCATCATCACATCAACCTCTTCCCAAGGCGGGGCGTTAGGGCGGGGGGCTTTAAGGCCGGCCAAAGACCATTTGCCGCCTGAACCCATCAGCGCCAATCTTCACGCACCTCTCATCACCGATGTGGATGCTCTTGTAAAACAATTTGAGCAGGCTTTCACAGA aggaagaaacAAAGAGGACCGAATTAAAGATGCTGGAAATGTACTGTTGTATAAAATTCTATCGCCTAATTTCTTATctttttattttatttCCT TGGCCAAAGCCAAGGCTGCGCAGACAGCCAAATCTGCATCTCTTCCCGGTAAACCCCGAGTGCAACAAGTAGCAAACCAAAAATCAAAATTCGCTGTTTCTCAACCCAATTCGCCATCGACAAGCGATAGCAAGGCGACGAGCAAGTCTGGTTCTACCTCTAGCACACCCAGAATAGTTGGGAAGAGTAACTTGTCGACTGATCTTGAGGGTTTGCACTTGAACGAAGAACTGGATGAGGCTGAAAGGGAAcgagagagagagaagtTCAAGGAGAGGCAGGTGTTGAGTATGAAGCAGGAAGAGTTGATCGCCAAAGccaaggaagaagagggaaagtcggggaagaagaatgtTAGTTTGATTGTTGTCG GCCACGTCGATGCCGGTAAATCAACATTGATGGGTCGAGTGCTCTACGACATTGGTGAACTTTctgaaaaggaaaagatcGCGAATGAGCGGGGTAGTAAGAAGGTCGGTAAAGGTTCCTTCGCCTTTGCATGGGGTCTCGATGCTTTGGGCGATGAGCGTGATCGTGGTGTAACCATCGATATCGCGACCACTCACTTCATGACGCCTCATCGTAACTTCACCTTGCTTGATGCACCCGGGCACAGAGACTTTATTCCTGCGATGATTAGTGGTGCAGCTCAAGCAGATGTGGCATTGTTGGTTGTGGACGGTTCACCAGGGGAGTTCGAGGCGGGCTTTGAGAGGGGGGGGCAGACACGAGAGCACGCGTGGCTAGTGCGGAGCTTAGGAGTGAAGGAGATTATTGTGGGAGTGAATAAAATGGACTTG GTCTCGTGGTCTCAAGATAGATATGAAGAGATCGTGGAATCACTCAAgcccttccttctttctgCTGGATTCAATTCTGCCAAAACGACCTTCTTGCCACTTGCCGCGATGGAGGGTATCAACATCCTTGATAACGACCAACCAGAACTCAAAGAATGGTATTCTGGTCCGGCTCTTGTTGACGCCCTCGACAACGTAGAAGTCCCCACTAGGCCATATGACAGCCCCTTGAGGATACCGCTGTCAAACGTGTTCAAGGGTCAAACTGCCGTCGCAAGCGGAGTAGCCGTGTCAGGAAGGTTGTGCAGCGGCGTGGTGCAAGTTGGAGACAGGTTGAGAGCCGTGCCGGGAGATGAAGTTGCCAATGTCCGAA CTATTGAAGTGGACGAAGACTCTGCGTCGTACGCTGTAGCTGGTCAAAACGTCACACTTTACCTTTCCAACATTGATCCCATCAACTTGTCCATCGGTACTGTCCTTTGCCCTACGTCTATTCCCGTCCCTCTTGTCACCAAGTTCACCGCTCAAATTCTTGTCTTCGATCTCCAAAGCCCCATCATTGCAGGTACTCCTGTGGAACTGTTCCATCATTCCATGAACCTTCCTGCTACCATTAGCAGACTGGTTTCGATCTTGGAGAAAGGACAAGTGGTGAGAGAGCGTCCTAGAGTGCTGCAAAAGGGTACGACAGCTATGGTTGAATTGAGCTTGAGGCCGAGCAGTGCCGGCAGGATTTCTAGCATACCACTAGAGACTGCGACGGACAACAAGGAGATGGGAAGGGTATTGATCCGAAGAAATGGAGAAACTATTGCCGCTGGTATGGTCATGGAGCTTCTTGGATGA